A single Lynx canadensis isolate LIC74 chromosome D2, mLynCan4.pri.v2, whole genome shotgun sequence DNA region contains:
- the NFKB2 gene encoding nuclear factor NF-kappa-B p100 subunit isoform X1: protein MESCYDPGLDGMIEYDDFKFDPSIVEPKEPAPETADGPYLVIVEQPKQRGFRFRYGCEGPSHGGLPGASSEKGRKTYPTVKICNYEGPAKIEVDLVTHSDPPRAHAHSLVGKQCSELGVCAVSVGPKDMTAQFNNLGVLHVTKKNMMEIMIQKLQRQRLRSRPQGLTEAERRELEQEAKELKKVMDLSIVRLRFSAFLRASDGSFSLPLKPVISQPIHDSKSPGASNLKISRMDKTAGSVRGGDEVYLLCDKVQKDDIEVRFYEDDENGWQAFGDFSPTDVHKQYAIVFRTPPYHKMKIERPVTVFLQLKRKRGGDVSDSKQFTYYPLVEDKEEVQRKRRKALPTFSQHFGGGSHMGGGSGGSAGGYGGAGGGGGSLGFFPSSLAYSPYPSGSAPMGCYPGGGGGAQMAAEAPGVDAGEEAAEPSASPLTPQREPLTPGLLQRAREYNARLFGLAQRSARALLDYGVTADARALLAGQRHLLTAQDENGDTPLHLAIIHGQTSVIEQIAHVIYHARHLGVVNLTNHLHQTPLHLAVITGQTGVVSFLLQVGADPALLDRHGDSAVHLALRAGASAPELLRVLLRSGVPAVPQLLHMPDFEGLYPVHLAVRARSPECLDLLVDSGAEVEAAERQGGRTALHLATEMEELGLVTHLVTKLRANVNARTFAGNTPLHLAAGLGSPTLTRLLLKAGADIHAENEEPLCPLPSPPTSGSDSDSEGPERDTRGSFRGHTPLDLTRSTKVKTLLLNAAQDTTAPPLTPPSPAGPELPLEDTVLQNLEHLLDGPGAQGSWAELAERLGLRSLVDTYRKTASPSGSLLRSYKLAGGDLAGLLDALSEMGLEEGVKLLRGPEARDKLPSTEVKEDSAYGSQSVEQETEKLGSPPEPPGGLCHGHPQPQVH from the exons CGTGGCTTCCGATTTCGATATGGCTGTGAAGGCCCCTCCCATGGAGGATTGCCAGGTGCCTCCAGTGAGAAGGGCCGGAAGACTTATCCCACAGTCAAG ATCTGTAACTACGAGGGACCAGCCAAGATCGAGGTGGACCTGGTAACGCACAGTGACCCGCCTCGTGCTCATGCCCACAGCCTGGTGGGCAAGCAATGCTCGGAGCTGGGGGTCTGCGCCGTGTCTGTGGGGCCCAAGGACATGACTGCCCA ATTTAACAACCTGGGCGTCCTGCATGTGACCAAGAAGAACATGATGGAGATTATGATACAAAAACTTCAGAGGCAGCGACTCCGCTCCAGGCCCCAGGGCCTTACGG AGGCCGAGCGGCGGGAGCTGGAGCAGGAGGCTAAGGAGCTGAAGAAGGTGATGGACCTGAGCATTGTGAGGCTGcgcttctctgccttccttcgAGCCAGTGAtggctccttctccctgcccctgaaGCCAGTCATTTCCCAGCCCATCCACGACAGCA AGTCTCCTGGGGCCTCAAACCTGAAGATTTCTCGAATGGACAAGACAGCTGGCTCTGTGCGGGGTGGAGATGAGGTTTATCTGCTTTGTGACAAGGTGCAGAAAG ATGACATTGAGGTTCGGTTCTACGAGGATGATGAGAATGGATGGCAGGCCTTTGGGGATTTCTCTCCCACAGATGTTCATAAACAG TATGCCATTGTGTTCCGGACACCACCCTATCACAAGATGAAGATTGAGCGTCCTGTAACCGTGTTCCTGCAACTGAAACGCAAGCGTGGGGGGGATGTCTCGGACTCCAAACAGTTCACCTATTACCCTCTGGTGGAAG ACAAGGAAGAGGTGCAGCGGAAGCGAAGGAAAGCCTTGCCCACCTTCTCCCAGCACTTCGGGGGTGGCTCCCACATGGGTGGAGGCTCTGGGGGCTCAGCCGGAGGTTatggaggagctggaggaggag GTGGCAGCCTCggctttttcccctcctccttggcCTATAGCCCCTACCCGTCCGGCTCAGCCCCGATGGGCTGCTACccgggaggcgggggcggggcgcagaTGGCCGCCGAGGCGCCTGGCGTGGATGCCGGGGAGGAAGCAGCAGAGCCGAGCGCGTCCCCTCTGACCCCCCAGCGCGAACCGCTGACCCCGGGGCTGCTGCAGCGAG CCCGGGAGTACAACGCACGCCTCTTCGGCCTGGCGCAGCGCAGCGCCCGAGCCCTGCTCGACTACGGCGTCACGGCGGACGCGCGCGCGCTGCTGGCGGGACAGCGCCacctgctgacagctcaagacGAGAACGGAGACAC GCCGCTGCACCTAGCCATCATCCACGGGCAGACCAGTGTCATCGAGCAGATAGCCCATGTCATCTACCACGCCCGGCACCTTGGTGTTGTCAACCTCACCAATCACTTGCACCAG ACGCCGCTGCACCTGGCGGTGATCACTGGGCAGACAGGCGTGGTGAGCTTCCTGCTGCAGGTGGGCGCAGACCCGGCACTACTGGATCGGCATGGAGACTCCGCAGTGCACCTAGCGCTCCGGGCTGGTGCCAGTGCCCCTGAACTGCTGCGCGTCCTTCTGCGCAGTGGGGTTCCCGCTGTTCCCCAGCTGTTGCACATGCCAGACTTTGAGG GCCTGTACCCAGTACACCTGGCGGTCCGTGCCCGAAGCCCCGAGTGCCTGGATCTGCTGGTGGACAGTGGGGCTGAAGTGGAGGCTGCAGAGCGGCAGGGGGGCCGAACAGCCCTGCATTTAGCCACAGAGATGGAGGAGCTGGGGTTGGTCACACATCTGGTTACCAAG CTCCGTGCCAATGTGAATGCCCGCACCTTTGCGGGAAATACACCCCTACACCTGGCAGCTGGACTGGGATCTCCCACCCTCACCCGTCTCCTTCTAAAGGCTG GTGCTGACATCCACGCAGAGAATGAGGAGCCCCTGTGCCCACTGCCTTCGCCCCCCACCTCTGGTAGTGACTCAGATTCTGAGGGACCTGAGAGGGACACCCGAGGCAGCTTCCGGGGCCACACACCTCTTGACCTCACTCGCAGCACCAAG GTGAAGACCTTGCTGCTAAATGCTGCTCAGGACACCACAGCACCCCCCCtgacccctcccagccctgcag GGCCAGAGCTGCCCCTTGAGGATACAGTCCTACAGAACCTGGAGCATCTGCTAGATGGGCCAGGAGCCCAGGGCAGCTGGGCAGAGCTGGCAGAACGGCTGGGGCTGCGCAGTCTGGTGGATACGTATCGGAAGACAGCTTCACCCAGCGGCAGCCTCCTGCGCAGTTACAAG ctgGCTGGTGGGGACTTGGCGGGCCTGCTGGATGCCCTGTCTGAAATGGGCCTGGAGGAAGGAGTGAAGCTGCTGAGGGGCCCTGAGGCCCGAGACAAGCTGCCCAGCACAG AGGTGAAAGAGGACAGTGCATACGGGAGCCAGTCGGTGgaacaggagacagagaagctgGGCTCACCCCCTGAGCCACCAGGAGGGCTCTGCCACGGGCACCCCCAGCCTCAGGTGCACTGA
- the NFKB2 gene encoding nuclear factor NF-kappa-B p100 subunit isoform X2, protein MMEIMIQKLQRQRLRSRPQGLTEAERRELEQEAKELKKVMDLSIVRLRFSAFLRASDGSFSLPLKPVISQPIHDSKSPGASNLKISRMDKTAGSVRGGDEVYLLCDKVQKDDIEVRFYEDDENGWQAFGDFSPTDVHKQYAIVFRTPPYHKMKIERPVTVFLQLKRKRGGDVSDSKQFTYYPLVEDKEEVQRKRRKALPTFSQHFGGGSHMGGGSGGSAGGYGGAGGGGGSLGFFPSSLAYSPYPSGSAPMGCYPGGGGGAQMAAEAPGVDAGEEAAEPSASPLTPQREPLTPGLLQRAREYNARLFGLAQRSARALLDYGVTADARALLAGQRHLLTAQDENGDTPLHLAIIHGQTSVIEQIAHVIYHARHLGVVNLTNHLHQTPLHLAVITGQTGVVSFLLQVGADPALLDRHGDSAVHLALRAGASAPELLRVLLRSGVPAVPQLLHMPDFEGLYPVHLAVRARSPECLDLLVDSGAEVEAAERQGGRTALHLATEMEELGLVTHLVTKLRANVNARTFAGNTPLHLAAGLGSPTLTRLLLKAGADIHAENEEPLCPLPSPPTSGSDSDSEGPERDTRGSFRGHTPLDLTRSTKVKTLLLNAAQDTTAPPLTPPSPAGPELPLEDTVLQNLEHLLDGPGAQGSWAELAERLGLRSLVDTYRKTASPSGSLLRSYKLAGGDLAGLLDALSEMGLEEGVKLLRGPEARDKLPSTEVKEDSAYGSQSVEQETEKLGSPPEPPGGLCHGHPQPQVH, encoded by the exons ATGATGGAGATTATGATACAAAAACTTCAGAGGCAGCGACTCCGCTCCAGGCCCCAGGGCCTTACGG AGGCCGAGCGGCGGGAGCTGGAGCAGGAGGCTAAGGAGCTGAAGAAGGTGATGGACCTGAGCATTGTGAGGCTGcgcttctctgccttccttcgAGCCAGTGAtggctccttctccctgcccctgaaGCCAGTCATTTCCCAGCCCATCCACGACAGCA AGTCTCCTGGGGCCTCAAACCTGAAGATTTCTCGAATGGACAAGACAGCTGGCTCTGTGCGGGGTGGAGATGAGGTTTATCTGCTTTGTGACAAGGTGCAGAAAG ATGACATTGAGGTTCGGTTCTACGAGGATGATGAGAATGGATGGCAGGCCTTTGGGGATTTCTCTCCCACAGATGTTCATAAACAG TATGCCATTGTGTTCCGGACACCACCCTATCACAAGATGAAGATTGAGCGTCCTGTAACCGTGTTCCTGCAACTGAAACGCAAGCGTGGGGGGGATGTCTCGGACTCCAAACAGTTCACCTATTACCCTCTGGTGGAAG ACAAGGAAGAGGTGCAGCGGAAGCGAAGGAAAGCCTTGCCCACCTTCTCCCAGCACTTCGGGGGTGGCTCCCACATGGGTGGAGGCTCTGGGGGCTCAGCCGGAGGTTatggaggagctggaggaggag GTGGCAGCCTCggctttttcccctcctccttggcCTATAGCCCCTACCCGTCCGGCTCAGCCCCGATGGGCTGCTACccgggaggcgggggcggggcgcagaTGGCCGCCGAGGCGCCTGGCGTGGATGCCGGGGAGGAAGCAGCAGAGCCGAGCGCGTCCCCTCTGACCCCCCAGCGCGAACCGCTGACCCCGGGGCTGCTGCAGCGAG CCCGGGAGTACAACGCACGCCTCTTCGGCCTGGCGCAGCGCAGCGCCCGAGCCCTGCTCGACTACGGCGTCACGGCGGACGCGCGCGCGCTGCTGGCGGGACAGCGCCacctgctgacagctcaagacGAGAACGGAGACAC GCCGCTGCACCTAGCCATCATCCACGGGCAGACCAGTGTCATCGAGCAGATAGCCCATGTCATCTACCACGCCCGGCACCTTGGTGTTGTCAACCTCACCAATCACTTGCACCAG ACGCCGCTGCACCTGGCGGTGATCACTGGGCAGACAGGCGTGGTGAGCTTCCTGCTGCAGGTGGGCGCAGACCCGGCACTACTGGATCGGCATGGAGACTCCGCAGTGCACCTAGCGCTCCGGGCTGGTGCCAGTGCCCCTGAACTGCTGCGCGTCCTTCTGCGCAGTGGGGTTCCCGCTGTTCCCCAGCTGTTGCACATGCCAGACTTTGAGG GCCTGTACCCAGTACACCTGGCGGTCCGTGCCCGAAGCCCCGAGTGCCTGGATCTGCTGGTGGACAGTGGGGCTGAAGTGGAGGCTGCAGAGCGGCAGGGGGGCCGAACAGCCCTGCATTTAGCCACAGAGATGGAGGAGCTGGGGTTGGTCACACATCTGGTTACCAAG CTCCGTGCCAATGTGAATGCCCGCACCTTTGCGGGAAATACACCCCTACACCTGGCAGCTGGACTGGGATCTCCCACCCTCACCCGTCTCCTTCTAAAGGCTG GTGCTGACATCCACGCAGAGAATGAGGAGCCCCTGTGCCCACTGCCTTCGCCCCCCACCTCTGGTAGTGACTCAGATTCTGAGGGACCTGAGAGGGACACCCGAGGCAGCTTCCGGGGCCACACACCTCTTGACCTCACTCGCAGCACCAAG GTGAAGACCTTGCTGCTAAATGCTGCTCAGGACACCACAGCACCCCCCCtgacccctcccagccctgcag GGCCAGAGCTGCCCCTTGAGGATACAGTCCTACAGAACCTGGAGCATCTGCTAGATGGGCCAGGAGCCCAGGGCAGCTGGGCAGAGCTGGCAGAACGGCTGGGGCTGCGCAGTCTGGTGGATACGTATCGGAAGACAGCTTCACCCAGCGGCAGCCTCCTGCGCAGTTACAAG ctgGCTGGTGGGGACTTGGCGGGCCTGCTGGATGCCCTGTCTGAAATGGGCCTGGAGGAAGGAGTGAAGCTGCTGAGGGGCCCTGAGGCCCGAGACAAGCTGCCCAGCACAG AGGTGAAAGAGGACAGTGCATACGGGAGCCAGTCGGTGgaacaggagacagagaagctgGGCTCACCCCCTGAGCCACCAGGAGGGCTCTGCCACGGGCACCCCCAGCCTCAGGTGCACTGA